In Acaryochloris marina S15, a single genomic region encodes these proteins:
- a CDS encoding tetratricopeptide repeat protein — translation MQLIACGRWFDKTLIRELLREGTLLDRTAISKDFDWFEWLKPQHYVQLIRGKYKFDDVARDVFQTLLQQEDEIRFRNTHLALAQYYQNRADQIMVPDSSEVDRYDNPEWCEAITEYLYHFLLSEQNNRHAQFLNHLFASHYLHAFDVVTNVFVALTSEESLLSATTQKWFQEDITGFTNGTMGLTVAQQESLLRKTEIFQTHIESLKREYERKYEIAIELERFMEIGVGVLIDQIVADSKKAFDLCLQYMAQMEGVGKYAFFLYRSHLHSTPTQLSDLKMARDEAIKLTRSTPAHFSSGLFLEIGALYNRLGCYEDAIASFDKAIQFKPENDQALYLKSGILFILKRYEEAIASFDQVLQFKPDHHDAWYARGVGLCQVKRFEDAIPSFDKSLQFKPNNDQAWQLRGTALVFLKRYEEAIASLDKALQFKPDLDQAWYGRGSVLQELGRYEEAITSYDKALELKPEDPNTFYNKACCYALQANSEAAVKNLKIAISLALEKYREMAKTDSAFDPIRENAVFQSLLTS, via the coding sequence GTGCAACTCATCGCTTGTGGTCGTTGGTTTGATAAAACTCTTATCCGAGAGTTGCTGAGGGAAGGTACGCTACTGGATAGAACAGCTATTTCTAAAGATTTTGATTGGTTTGAATGGCTCAAACCACAACACTATGTTCAACTGATTCGCGGGAAATATAAATTTGATGATGTTGCCCGTGACGTGTTCCAAACACTATTGCAACAGGAAGATGAGATTCGTTTCCGCAACACTCATTTAGCCCTAGCACAGTATTATCAAAATCGAGCTGACCAAATTATGGTGCCAGATAGTTCTGAAGTTGATCGATACGATAATCCAGAGTGGTGTGAAGCGATAACTGAATATTTATATCATTTTCTCCTCTCGGAGCAAAATAATCGCCATGCCCAGTTTCTAAATCATTTGTTTGCTTCGCATTATCTGCATGCTTTTGATGTTGTGACAAATGTCTTTGTTGCCTTAACTTCCGAAGAATCATTACTATCAGCCACAACTCAGAAATGGTTCCAAGAAGATATAACAGGTTTTACAAATGGGACTATGGGGCTGACAGTAGCTCAACAAGAGTCTTTGCTGAGAAAAACAGAGATCTTCCAAACACATATTGAATCGCTCAAAAGGGAATATGAAAGAAAATATGAAATAGCTATTGAATTAGAAAGGTTCATGGAAATAGGTGTTGGAGTTCTGATAGATCAAATCGTAGCGGACTCCAAGAAGGCCTTCGATCTTTGTTTACAATATATGGCTCAAATGGAAGGAGTTGGGAAATATGCCTTCTTTCTGTACCGCTCCCATCTGCATTCAACTCCAACACAACTGAGTGACTTAAAGATGGCTAGAGATGAGGCTATAAAGCTCACCAGATCGACGCCTGCACACTTTAGTAGCGGTTTGTTTCTAGAAATAGGAGCACTTTACAATCGATTAGGATGCTATGAAGATGCAATCGCAAGTTTTGACAAAGCTATCCAATTTAAGCCAGAGAATGACCAAGCTTTGTATCTCAAAAGTGGGATACTGTTTATCTTAAAACGTTACGAAGAAGCGATCGCAAGCTTTGACCAAGTCCTCCAATTTAAGCCGGATCATCATGACGCCTGGTACGCTCGAGGAGTAGGGCTATGTCAAGTAAAACGTTTTGAAGATGCAATCCCAAGTTTTGACAAATCCCTCCAATTTAAGCCAAATAATGACCAAGCGTGGCAACTACGAGGGACTGCACTAGTGTTTTTAAAACGTTACGAAGAAGCGATCGCAAGCCTTGACAAAGCCCTCCAATTTAAGCCGGATTTAGATCAAGCTTGGTATGGCCGAGGAAGCGTACTGCAGGAATTAGGGCGCTACGAAGAGGCAATCACAAGCTATGACAAAGCGTTGGAACTGAAGCCCGAAGATCCCAATACTTTTTATAACAAAGCCTGCTGCTACGCCTTACAAGCCAACTCTGAAGCCGCAGTAAAAAACTTAAAGATTGCCATTTCCTTAGCCCTAGAAAAATATCGAGAAATGGCAAAAACTGACTCTGCTTTTGACCCTATTCGCGAAAACGCAGTCTTTCAATCTTTGCTAACTTCCTAG
- a CDS encoding GNAT family N-acetyltransferase translates to MQDQFRDFVIRAWQPQDRQVAAEVIRSVLAEYGIGWEPDGADRDVYEVETVYLQVRGAFWVVEQQGQVVGTAAFYPVNRGVGTVEIRKMYLLPQVRGKGLGRWLLQRLEQEIAAQGFREVWIETASVLKEAVKLYESGGYLPATGIETERCDLIYSKVLQPEQ, encoded by the coding sequence ATGCAGGACCAATTTCGTGATTTTGTGATTCGCGCCTGGCAGCCTCAAGATCGGCAGGTGGCAGCGGAGGTGATTCGGTCAGTGTTGGCGGAGTATGGGATTGGCTGGGAGCCAGACGGGGCGGATCGCGATGTTTATGAAGTGGAGACGGTCTATTTGCAGGTCAGGGGTGCCTTCTGGGTGGTGGAGCAGCAGGGGCAGGTGGTGGGAACAGCAGCATTTTATCCGGTGAATCGCGGGGTAGGCACGGTAGAGATTCGCAAGATGTATTTGTTGCCCCAGGTGCGAGGGAAGGGGTTAGGACGCTGGTTATTGCAGCGGTTGGAGCAGGAGATTGCGGCCCAGGGCTTTCGAGAAGTTTGGATTGAGACGGCTTCGGTGTTGAAGGAGGCGGTGAAGCTGTATGAGAGTGGTGGGTATTTGCCTGCGACGGGTATTGAGACAGAACGCTGCGATTTGATTTACTCGAAGGTTTTGCAACCAGAGCAGTGA
- a CDS encoding tRNA-(ms[2]io[6]A)-hydroxylase: MIDATLPTDTPANERVQPTIKFLQHPTCPEWIDQALQNLDTILLDHSHCERKAAGVAVNMMFRYPSYTQLVRTLTAIAREELEHFELVNQWLDRRDIPMAPLPAPPYGSKLSAQVRRDEPERLLDMLLVSGLIEARSHERLGLLAQHLPDPELAKFYRSLMASEARHYGAYWVLATTYFEVDEVTARLQELATVESELLASLHPHPRIHS; this comes from the coding sequence ATGATTGATGCGACGCTGCCAACTGATACGCCTGCAAATGAGCGGGTACAACCCACAATCAAATTTCTGCAGCATCCAACGTGCCCAGAATGGATTGACCAGGCTCTCCAAAATCTAGACACGATTTTACTCGATCATTCCCACTGCGAGCGTAAGGCGGCAGGAGTGGCGGTCAATATGATGTTTCGCTATCCGTCCTATACCCAGTTGGTACGAACGCTTACAGCGATTGCCAGGGAAGAGTTGGAGCATTTTGAGCTGGTGAATCAATGGTTGGATCGGCGAGACATTCCGATGGCACCGTTGCCTGCCCCTCCCTATGGATCGAAGCTCAGTGCTCAAGTCCGCCGAGATGAGCCAGAGCGCTTGCTGGATATGCTGCTAGTGTCGGGACTGATTGAAGCCCGAAGTCATGAGCGGTTGGGATTGCTGGCCCAGCATCTTCCAGACCCGGAGTTGGCCAAGTTTTATCGCAGTTTAATGGCCTCAGAAGCCCGTCACTATGGGGCTTATTGGGTCTTGGCAACGACTTATTTTGAGGTGGATGAGGTGACGGCTCGCCTGCAGGAGTTGGCCACGGTGGAAAGTGAGCTGCTAGCGAGTCTCCACCCTCACCCCCGGATTCACAGCTAA
- a CDS encoding ABC transporter substrate-binding protein, whose translation MVLASDLPFFTLIAPRQLAYQRILIFTHRGSRVLRTPAEGLINMKWIMRSQLWHAQNPFHRLSKRLRFIVLSLLVCLSIIGGYVVWAQQPVRLSMMLQGQEIPNWQLIVDDFEAQNPDIKIDLIEGPNATNLREDLYTTSFLLGDSPYDLIYMDIVWAPKFAAAGWLLDLSDRITDAELAEFMQGDVDGGRYEEGLYRMPFRSDGGMLYYRQDLLDAAGFDPPNSTAELIKISKELQSQGKAQWGYVWQGKQYEGAAAMFVEMLEGFGGYWVNPETKEVGLDSPEAIESLKFLQTTVADKISPPGTTATDEEVARLQFQSGNAVFMRNWPYAWKLGNTEPSSKIQGKFGIKPMVHAAGLGSGACQGGWGVGISKTTRHADEAWRAVEYFSSTEAQRKFILASGFVPSRKALFTDPTLVKEYEYLPDLQKVIESSVLRPPIAQYAQASDILQRYLSAALTGRQTPSEAMQAAAQETRQLLKT comes from the coding sequence ATGGTGTTGGCATCGGATTTACCCTTCTTTACCTTAATCGCTCCTAGACAGCTTGCCTACCAGAGGATTTTGATTTTTACCCACAGGGGATCTAGAGTGTTGAGAACGCCTGCTGAGGGACTCATCAACATGAAGTGGATAATGCGATCGCAACTCTGGCACGCCCAAAATCCGTTCCATCGCCTATCGAAACGACTGCGCTTTATAGTGCTGAGTCTGCTGGTCTGCTTAAGCATCATCGGTGGCTATGTAGTCTGGGCACAACAGCCCGTCCGTTTATCGATGATGCTACAAGGGCAAGAAATTCCTAACTGGCAGCTGATTGTTGATGATTTCGAGGCCCAAAACCCCGACATCAAAATTGACCTGATTGAAGGCCCTAACGCCACTAATCTACGAGAGGACCTCTACACCACATCTTTTCTGCTGGGCGATTCCCCCTACGACTTGATCTACATGGATATCGTCTGGGCACCCAAATTTGCGGCGGCAGGATGGCTGCTCGACCTCTCTGATCGGATTACCGATGCAGAACTGGCTGAGTTTATGCAGGGAGACGTAGACGGGGGACGCTATGAAGAGGGCCTCTATCGCATGCCTTTCCGCTCCGATGGCGGCATGCTCTACTATCGCCAGGATTTACTCGATGCAGCAGGCTTTGATCCACCCAACTCCACCGCCGAACTGATTAAAATCTCCAAAGAACTGCAATCCCAGGGCAAAGCCCAATGGGGCTATGTCTGGCAGGGCAAGCAGTATGAAGGGGCTGCCGCTATGTTTGTGGAAATGTTAGAAGGCTTTGGCGGCTATTGGGTCAATCCCGAAACCAAAGAGGTGGGACTCGATAGTCCAGAAGCCATTGAATCCCTGAAATTTCTGCAAACCACCGTTGCCGATAAGATTTCTCCTCCCGGCACCACCGCCACCGACGAGGAAGTAGCTCGCCTGCAGTTCCAAAGTGGCAACGCAGTGTTTATGCGCAACTGGCCCTATGCTTGGAAGCTGGGCAACACCGAGCCGAGTTCCAAAATCCAAGGCAAGTTTGGCATTAAGCCCATGGTCCATGCAGCAGGCCTCGGGAGCGGCGCTTGTCAGGGGGGCTGGGGGGTCGGCATCTCGAAAACAACGCGTCATGCCGATGAAGCCTGGCGAGCCGTCGAATACTTCAGCAGCACGGAAGCCCAGCGTAAATTTATTTTGGCCTCTGGGTTTGTGCCGAGCCGTAAAGCGCTCTTTACCGATCCCACTCTAGTCAAAGAGTATGAGTACTTACCGGATTTGCAAAAAGTGATTGAAAGCTCTGTGTTGCGTCCTCCGATTGCCCAATATGCTCAGGCATCGGATATTTTGCAGCGATATCTCAGTGCCGCCTTAACCGGGCGACAAACACCGAGCGAAGCCATGCAAGCTGCTGCCCAAGAAACCCGACAGCTTTTGAAAACCTGA
- a CDS encoding bifunctional serine/threonine-protein kinase/formylglycine-generating enzyme family protein, whose product MLCCLNPDCEKPLNPDTHKHCQQCGLRLVSLLSDRFKILHPLDRGGFGKIYLAEDTHNHHQPCVVKQLAYQSQGTWAVQRAEELFAQEAQQLQQLGQNPQIPTLYAYFTEGVNLYLAQEFVKGHTLLKELQTTGVFGEPKIRELLLNILPVLRDIHVQGVIHRDLKPENIMRRDDDGKLVLIDFGVSRRFTESMLMKTGTTLGSQGYAALEQMQEGKSIPASDLFSLGVSCFQLMTNKVPYTFFLQYGYSWISQWQQYVQIPLSSRFRTILDKLLQNDLRQRYGSAAAVLADLQAQHVIQLPSSAPTKTFSQLSVAPTKLVTSQPHNKPVPIPPQTILSVEHPLLKTFQFEVVTVNSKGEVAQRRQRDAEFFQETLGNGVKLEMVALPGGQFMMGSPNHELKRDTHEGPYHSVKIAPFFMGKFVITQLQWRAIAALPKVSQDIHYDPSKFKGATYPVEQISWREAIEFCARLSQKAGREYRLPSEAEWEYACRAGTATPFSYGPTLSSQQANYQGQFVYGQGPKGVYRESTTPVGRFSPNNFGLYDMHGNVYEWCLDCWHKNYDGAPIDGSPWITTKENDPRVLRGGSWYNKPRYCRAANRSRYTPNNRVNDIGFRVALTL is encoded by the coding sequence ATGCTCTGCTGCCTCAATCCAGATTGTGAAAAGCCGCTAAATCCTGACACGCATAAGCATTGTCAGCAATGTGGTCTGCGCTTAGTTTCATTATTAAGCGATCGATTTAAGATTCTTCATCCCTTGGACCGGGGCGGATTTGGCAAAATCTATTTGGCAGAAGATACCCACAACCACCATCAGCCCTGTGTGGTCAAGCAGCTGGCTTATCAGTCTCAAGGTACCTGGGCCGTTCAGCGTGCAGAGGAGCTATTTGCTCAAGAAGCCCAACAACTGCAGCAACTAGGCCAAAATCCTCAGATTCCAACCTTATATGCCTACTTTACAGAAGGAGTCAATCTCTACCTGGCTCAGGAATTTGTCAAAGGCCATACGCTGCTCAAAGAACTCCAAACCACTGGCGTGTTTGGCGAACCTAAAATTCGTGAATTGCTCCTGAATATTTTGCCCGTCTTGCGAGATATTCATGTTCAGGGGGTGATTCACCGAGATCTGAAGCCCGAAAACATCATGCGACGGGATGATGATGGCAAACTCGTCCTAATCGATTTTGGGGTTTCTCGACGCTTTACAGAGTCGATGCTGATGAAAACGGGCACGACTTTGGGTTCCCAAGGTTATGCAGCCTTAGAACAAATGCAGGAAGGGAAGTCCATCCCCGCCAGCGATCTGTTTAGTCTGGGGGTGTCTTGCTTTCAGTTGATGACCAATAAGGTTCCCTATACCTTTTTCTTGCAGTACGGCTATAGCTGGATCAGTCAGTGGCAGCAGTATGTTCAGATTCCTCTGAGTTCGCGATTTCGGACGATTTTGGATAAACTTTTGCAAAATGATTTGCGCCAGCGCTACGGTTCTGCCGCCGCCGTCCTCGCGGACCTGCAAGCGCAACATGTGATCCAATTGCCATCGTCAGCCCCCACTAAGACCTTTTCCCAGCTGTCTGTCGCTCCCACTAAGCTGGTGACTAGCCAGCCCCATAACAAGCCAGTCCCCATTCCGCCCCAAACGATCCTCTCAGTAGAGCATCCATTGCTGAAAACGTTTCAGTTTGAAGTGGTGACCGTTAACAGTAAAGGCGAAGTCGCCCAACGTCGGCAGCGAGATGCAGAGTTTTTTCAAGAAACTCTGGGTAATGGCGTCAAGCTGGAAATGGTGGCACTTCCAGGGGGACAGTTTATGATGGGCTCCCCGAACCATGAACTGAAGCGGGATACCCATGAAGGGCCGTACCATTCCGTCAAGATTGCCCCGTTTTTTATGGGTAAGTTTGTAATTACCCAACTGCAGTGGCGGGCGATTGCAGCTTTGCCGAAAGTGTCCCAAGATATCCATTACGATCCCTCCAAATTTAAGGGAGCCACCTACCCCGTCGAGCAAATCTCCTGGCGAGAAGCCATCGAGTTTTGTGCTCGCCTGTCTCAAAAAGCCGGTCGTGAGTATCGATTACCCAGCGAAGCTGAATGGGAATATGCCTGTCGGGCAGGTACAGCGACCCCGTTTTCCTATGGCCCTACTCTCTCTTCTCAGCAGGCCAACTATCAGGGGCAATTTGTGTATGGCCAGGGCCCCAAAGGCGTCTATCGAGAATCGACAACGCCTGTAGGACGGTTCTCTCCCAATAACTTTGGGTTGTATGACATGCATGGCAATGTCTATGAATGGTGCTTAGACTGCTGGCATAAAAACTATGATGGGGCCCCTATCGACGGCAGCCCCTGGATAACCACTAAAGAAAACGATCCAAGGGTTCTCCGGGGCGGATCTTGGTATAACAAACCCCGGTATTGTCGCGCCGCCAATCGCAGTCGCTATACTCCCAACAATCGCGTCAATGATATTGGGTTTCGCGTTGCCTTGACCCTGTAG
- a CDS encoding carbohydrate ABC transporter permease: protein MSNLKTVRDREKLTGWLLITPALLLLLLVFAYPIGRAFWLSLFTKNLGTNLQPVFTGIGNYSRMMGDGRFWQSIGNTTIFTAIAVSIELILGMGVALVLNQSFRGRGLARTIAILPWALPTALIGLTWTWIFNDQYGVLNDILLRLHLIPEAINWLGDPTLALFATIAADIWKTTSFVAILLLAGLQSISEDLYEAHAIDGASPWQSFRQITLPLLMPQILIAVLFRFAQSFGVFDLIKVMTEGGPAGATEMVSIYIYATVMRYLDFGYGAALVVVTFLVLIVAVAISTFILSKLRTNISGAQ from the coding sequence ATGTCCAACCTCAAAACGGTTCGAGATCGGGAGAAACTGACGGGTTGGTTGCTGATTACCCCTGCTTTGCTCCTATTGCTGCTGGTCTTTGCCTATCCAATTGGTCGGGCTTTTTGGTTGAGTTTATTTACCAAAAACCTAGGCACAAACTTACAGCCTGTATTTACGGGTATCGGCAACTATAGCCGCATGATGGGCGACGGACGATTCTGGCAAAGTATTGGCAACACCACGATCTTTACTGCGATCGCAGTCAGTATCGAACTGATTTTGGGCATGGGGGTGGCCCTGGTTCTCAACCAGAGCTTTCGCGGTCGGGGACTGGCCAGAACCATTGCTATCTTGCCCTGGGCCTTACCCACTGCCCTAATTGGCTTGACCTGGACCTGGATTTTTAACGACCAGTACGGGGTGTTGAACGATATATTGCTGCGGCTACATCTGATCCCAGAAGCCATTAACTGGTTAGGGGATCCGACCCTGGCCTTGTTCGCCACCATCGCCGCCGATATTTGGAAAACCACCTCTTTCGTTGCCATTTTGCTGCTGGCGGGATTACAGTCCATCTCAGAAGATCTGTACGAAGCCCATGCCATTGATGGGGCATCGCCTTGGCAGAGCTTTCGTCAAATCACCCTGCCCCTGTTGATGCCGCAAATCTTGATTGCCGTCTTGTTCCGGTTTGCCCAGTCCTTTGGGGTCTTTGACCTGATTAAGGTAATGACGGAAGGGGGACCCGCTGGGGCTACGGAAATGGTGTCTATTTACATCTATGCCACGGTGATGCGCTACCTCGACTTTGGCTATGGAGCAGCGCTCGTAGTCGTCACCTTTTTAGTCTTGATTGTGGCCGTTGCTATCTCCACCTTTATCCTCTCCAAACTCCGCACCAATATCTCGGGAGCCCAATAA
- a CDS encoding carbohydrate ABC transporter permease, with translation MTTDSPSKPSGSLKGLLLTGSVILVVLFSLAPVLWQLLTSIKVNEDISQVPNIYIPLRYTLEHYIELLSRRPFASYLFNSSLVAITSTFLCLGIGSPAAYALARLRLPGEQILLSAVLIVTLFPYILLFLGLLEIVQVLHLANNYLALIIPYTAINLPLTILVMRSFFQQLPRDLEDAAKVDGYNTVQMLWQIVLPTTLPALVTTGILTFIFAWNEFIFALTFITRESMKTIPVAAAQIGGSSIFEIPYGPIAAATVLGTIPLVLLVLFFQRKIIQGLTAGAVKG, from the coding sequence ATGACGACCGACTCACCTTCCAAGCCGTCCGGCTCCCTTAAAGGGCTACTGTTAACGGGCTCCGTTATTTTGGTGGTCCTGTTTAGTTTGGCCCCAGTGCTGTGGCAGCTCTTGACCTCAATAAAGGTGAATGAGGATATTTCACAAGTTCCCAATATCTATATCCCTCTGCGGTATACCTTGGAGCACTATATAGAACTGCTCAGTCGTCGCCCCTTTGCCAGCTATCTGTTTAACAGCAGTTTAGTTGCGATTACCTCAACCTTTTTATGTTTAGGCATTGGCTCTCCCGCCGCCTATGCCCTAGCCCGCTTGCGATTACCCGGAGAGCAGATCCTCCTCTCCGCCGTCTTAATTGTCACCCTATTTCCCTACATTTTGCTGTTTCTCGGGCTCTTAGAGATTGTCCAAGTCTTGCACTTGGCGAATAACTATTTAGCCCTGATTATTCCTTACACCGCCATCAATTTACCCTTGACGATTCTGGTGATGCGTAGCTTCTTCCAACAGTTGCCCAGGGACCTAGAAGATGCCGCCAAAGTCGATGGCTACAATACGGTGCAAATGCTCTGGCAAATTGTTCTCCCTACTACATTGCCAGCCCTCGTGACGACTGGCATTCTGACCTTTATTTTTGCCTGGAATGAGTTCATTTTCGCCCTGACCTTTATTACCCGGGAAAGTATGAAAACCATTCCTGTAGCGGCGGCTCAAATTGGCGGATCATCTATCTTTGAGATCCCCTATGGTCCTATTGCTGCCGCCACCGTGTTAGGAACCATTCCCTTAGTACTGCTGGTTCTATTTTTCCAACGCAAAATTATTCAAGGGCTCACAGCCGGAGCCGTCAAAGGGTAA
- a CDS encoding superoxide dismutase, with protein sequence MRFRFSNTLLVIAMFVSVVTWNVIQPAQAVTDIPSSTLIAQADAGEGFTVPPLPYSYFALEKYIDTKTMKIHHDKHHAGYVNNLNAAIAKHPNLAGKSVEDLLNNLNAVPEDIRTAVRNNGGGHANHTLFWASMTPNAEGKPTGQLADAIEDSFGSFVAFQSEFKKAGLTRFGSGWAWLVLTKDGKLDVTSTPNQDSPLLEGNIPLLGNDVWEHAYYLKYQNRRGDYLDAWWNVVNWAEVDARYQAAT encoded by the coding sequence ATGCGGTTTCGATTCTCCAATACGCTTCTGGTTATTGCCATGTTTGTCAGCGTGGTGACATGGAATGTCATTCAACCCGCCCAAGCGGTTACAGACATTCCATCTAGCACTCTCATTGCCCAAGCTGATGCCGGTGAAGGATTTACAGTGCCACCGCTTCCCTATAGCTACTTTGCACTGGAAAAGTACATCGACACCAAAACCATGAAAATCCATCATGATAAGCATCATGCTGGGTATGTCAACAATTTGAATGCTGCCATCGCCAAGCACCCCAACTTAGCGGGTAAATCTGTAGAAGATCTATTAAACAATCTCAATGCCGTGCCCGAAGATATTCGCACTGCGGTCCGCAATAATGGTGGCGGCCATGCTAATCACACCCTATTTTGGGCCAGCATGACACCGAATGCTGAAGGCAAACCAACAGGCCAACTCGCAGACGCCATTGAAGACAGCTTCGGCAGTTTTGTAGCCTTCCAATCTGAATTCAAAAAAGCGGGCTTAACTCGATTCGGTAGCGGCTGGGCTTGGCTGGTGCTAACAAAAGATGGCAAGCTAGACGTCACTAGTACTCCCAACCAAGACAGCCCCCTGTTAGAGGGCAATATCCCTCTGCTCGGCAATGACGTCTGGGAACATGCCTACTATCTGAAATATCAAAACCGCCGTGGTGACTATCTAGATGCTTGGTGGAATGTCGTTAATTGGGCAGAAGTAGACGCTCGCTATCAGGCGGCAACCTAA
- a CDS encoding nuclear transport factor 2 family protein, with translation MPPTNLEEFEQFLQRYNQCFCDRNLAALRNLYVDDGKITYFDNHAGCDSTDLDHHLQQIHQFFLTGTIVELSIEGMHVFQTQDAACVIAKVRYSNQPQPGVRSTFFLERDQQDWKIRHIHFSTDPNELDGPETV, from the coding sequence ATGCCCCCTACCAACTTAGAAGAATTTGAGCAGTTCCTACAGCGGTATAACCAGTGCTTTTGCGATCGCAACCTTGCAGCACTGCGCAATCTGTATGTTGACGATGGCAAAATCACTTATTTCGATAACCATGCAGGTTGTGACTCAACGGATTTAGACCATCACCTACAGCAGATTCACCAATTTTTTTTAACGGGTACCATCGTCGAGTTATCAATAGAAGGAATGCACGTTTTCCAAACCCAGGATGCGGCTTGTGTCATTGCCAAAGTCAGATACAGCAATCAGCCGCAACCCGGAGTGCGATCGACTTTTTTCCTAGAGCGAGATCAACAGGACTGGAAAATTCGACATATTCATTTTTCGACGGACCCCAATGAACTAGATGGCCCAGAGACGGTTTAG
- a CDS encoding GMC family oxidoreductase N-terminal domain-containing protein — protein sequence MTQLTQCDSSQDYDVIVVGSGNGACAFLRQYLAASTNEKILVLEEGDNFFETSDITHQRNWTQSFAEGNIFKLHNAHTPDNRPILSGRACTMGGGSSINYSMIFESSAWLVQHFGHDQGYWDTQKEKLAVSFQRSDPKQSLTPVAIHVRTALERRGFVVNEKTEGNIPVYSDTQSNQIHIFPTQFNEFGQRIASGVSLLDWHTHDHLDFMSRHRVLKLHLTDGDGEKQRCHAITVLNLETKEAITHGVGAQTKIILCAGAATPQLLYEHRAKLQNMEIGQHVNDHILLPFGIYLLHQSLQPTLKDQYISLFATTKINPDTKGEATVCTFDFFAGKLEVLLYLISHLFLAFWVPNGIKRWMIQSPNVFSFLKWFSRLLVSIWNAVDDVLWCILNPKNMGKNEWKLISAIVKFNIAREGYYTPSASPLLSTQTNHSSYDIILRCFEQSTPEKDRDFKVAEKAITDQLCLMERLGTPPHPIFQFLIRLFTRMPYNKDQVEQYIRHYSHNDLLTEQHLSGGCIFGKAIDMGLESPQDTGKVLGSQNIYVADLSAAPLPRVSPQMTAYLIGHHVATQLCREL from the coding sequence ATGACCCAGCTCACTCAGTGTGACAGTTCTCAGGACTATGACGTAATTGTAGTGGGTTCAGGGAATGGGGCTTGTGCTTTCCTGAGGCAATATCTCGCTGCTTCAACGAACGAAAAAATTTTGGTACTGGAGGAGGGAGACAACTTCTTCGAAACCAGCGATATTACCCACCAGCGGAACTGGACTCAATCCTTTGCGGAAGGGAATATCTTTAAGCTGCACAATGCTCACACGCCAGACAATCGACCTATTTTATCGGGCAGAGCCTGCACGATGGGTGGGGGCAGCTCCATCAACTACTCCATGATCTTTGAGTCTTCAGCTTGGTTGGTGCAGCACTTCGGCCATGATCAAGGTTACTGGGATACCCAAAAAGAAAAACTCGCAGTCTCATTTCAGCGCAGTGATCCAAAGCAAAGCCTCACTCCAGTTGCTATCCATGTGCGAACAGCTTTAGAAAGACGAGGGTTTGTCGTCAACGAAAAGACGGAAGGTAATATTCCCGTCTATTCAGATACCCAATCCAACCAAATTCATATTTTTCCCACACAGTTCAACGAATTTGGCCAGAGAATAGCCAGTGGCGTGTCCTTGCTGGATTGGCATACCCATGATCATCTAGATTTCATGTCTCGACATCGGGTGCTCAAACTCCACTTGACTGATGGTGATGGAGAGAAACAACGATGTCATGCAATCACAGTGCTGAATTTAGAAACTAAAGAAGCTATAACCCATGGTGTCGGAGCACAAACGAAGATCATCCTCTGTGCTGGAGCAGCCACACCCCAATTGCTATACGAACATCGGGCCAAGCTCCAGAATATGGAGATTGGCCAGCACGTCAACGATCACATTCTGCTGCCGTTTGGTATTTATTTACTGCATCAATCCTTGCAACCCACCCTGAAAGATCAATATATCTCGCTATTTGCAACGACAAAAATCAACCCTGATACAAAAGGGGAAGCAACGGTTTGTACCTTTGATTTCTTTGCCGGGAAGTTAGAGGTACTGCTGTATTTAATCTCTCATTTATTTTTGGCATTTTGGGTGCCCAATGGCATCAAGCGCTGGATGATTCAGAGTCCAAATGTGTTTAGTTTTCTCAAGTGGTTCAGCCGCTTGCTAGTCAGTATCTGGAACGCGGTGGATGATGTGCTGTGGTGCATTCTCAATCCCAAAAATATGGGAAAAAATGAGTGGAAGTTGATTTCTGCAATCGTGAAGTTCAATATTGCGCGGGAAGGATACTACACGCCCTCTGCTAGCCCACTGTTGTCTACACAAACAAACCATTCATCCTATGACATCATTCTTCGATGTTTTGAACAGAGCACTCCAGAGAAGGATCGAGACTTTAAAGTTGCAGAGAAGGCTATTACAGATCAACTCTGTCTGATGGAGAGATTGGGGACACCACCTCACCCGATCTTCCAATTTCTCATTCGGTTATTCACCAGAATGCCTTACAACAAAGACCAAGTGGAGCAATATATTCGCCATTACAGTCACAATGATCTATTGACAGAGCAGCATTTGTCAGGAGGCTGTATTTTCGGCAAGGCAATTGATATGGGACTAGAATCTCCCCAAGATACAGGTAAAGTCCTGGGGAGTCAGAATATCTATGTGGCCGATCTGTCTGCGGCCCCCCTCCCGAGGGTCAGTCCACAAATGACGGCCTATTTGATTGGGCATCATGTGGCTACACAGCTTTGCCGAGAACTTTAG